The Pongo abelii isolate AG06213 chromosome 7, NHGRI_mPonAbe1-v2.0_pri, whole genome shotgun sequence genome contains the following window.
CAGCTCTGGGTCACCCTGCAACGCCCCCCACCCCTGTGTCTATGTCAGCCTTCCCGGGCACGGCACTCCGAGCCCCTCTCCGCTTGTCTCCCATCCACTGGGTGCCCGGCCCCTCCTTGTCCCCTCTGAGCCCCCCTGTCCAGCTCTGCTTTCACTCCCCGTCCCCGTCCCTCCGTGCCACAGTGGGGGCACGCGGGTACTATCCGCCTCTGCCGTTTCTCATTTCAGACTCCGAGCCCGAGCCGGAGCAGGCTCCACGCTCCCCCGGCTCTCAGGCCCCTGACGAGGGGGCGGGCGGGACGCTGCGCAGCCTCCTGAGGAGCCTTCCCCGCAGGGCCCGGTGCGGCGCCGGCTTCGGGCCTGAATCCAGCGCGGAGCGGCCGGCGGGCCAGCCGCCTGGGGCCGTCCCTTGCGCCCAGCCGCGGGGCGCCTGGCGCGTGACGCTTGTGCAGCAAGCTGCGGCCGGGCCCGAGGGTGCGTCCGAGCGGGCCGCCGAGCTGGGAGTCAACTTCGGTCGGAGCCGGCAGGGCAGCGCGCGGGGGGCCAAGCCGCACAGGTGCGAGGCCTGCGGCAAGAGTTTCAAGTATAACTCGCTGCTACTGAAGCACCAGCGCATCCACACGGGCGAGAAGCCCTACGCCTGCCACGAGTGCGGCAAGCGCTTCCGCGGCTGGTCGGGCTTCATCCAGCACCACCGCATCCACACGGGCGAGAAGCCCTACGAGTGCGGCCAGTGCGGCCGCGCCTTTAGTCACAGCTCACACTTCACGCAGCACCTGCGCATCCACAACGGCGAGAAGCCCTACAAGTGCGGCGAGTGCGGCCAGGCCTTCAGCCAGAGCTCCAACCTGGTGCGCCACCAGCGGCTGCACACGGGTGAGAAGCCCTACGCCTGCAGCCAGTGCGGCAAGGCCTTCATCTGGAGCTCCGTGCTCATCGAGCACCAGCGCATCCACACTGGCGAGAAGCCCTACGAGTGCGCCGACTGCGGGAAAGCCTTCCGCGGCCGCTCGCACTTCTTCCGGCACCTGCGGACCCACACGGGCGAGAAGCCTTTCGCTTGCGGCGCCTGCGGCAAGGCCTTCGGCCAGAGCTCCCAGCTCATCCAGCACCAGCGGGTGCACTATCGCGAGTAGCCGGGCGGGGGCTCGGGGCTCGGCCTCCTACCTGCCCCGCACccgccccccacccacccccccggTGGGCACTGCCCAGCACCGCATGCCACGTGTCCGGAATAAATTCTTTTTGATTGTTGGAAGTGGGAGCCGGCACCTACCTGGGTGAGGCCTTGGGGCAGCTTACCATCCCCAAGGACCCGCTGCGGGATAGGGATGGTGGGGCTGCTCCACCAAGACCTGCCATATGGGGCCACGGGATTCCTGGGGCCTGGCAGGCGGCCTGAGTGTCCTAGGGGAGGATCTGAGGCCTGGAGGTGTCCTGACTTGCCCAGAACTGATACCCTATCGTCAACACGGGAGGCGGGGGGGCGCACCCAGAGCAGGGGTCGAGGACAGGGCCAGTCTAGAAGTGCCCACAGGCCTGGCCAGGCTGCCTGTCTGCCACCTCGGCGAGGGGTCTCTGGCAACTCGGTTCCCTTATGTATCTGGGAGGCCTCTACTTCTGTAAATGAGCAGGCTTCCCCACGTGCCCTGTCAGCTCTGCTGCCTCCATTCAGCGGGGGGCCTGCTGGGCAGCAGTGGCCCGGGCTTCCTCTGCACCAGCCCCTTGCCCTGGGGTGTGGGGACCCAGGGTGTTCAGGTTTTGACAGGTGTGGGCTGGTACAGCTGGGCCTGCCGGGCCCTCTTCAGAGCTGCCGGGACACTGCTTCTGGGCAGGGGAGTCTGGGCCACGAAGCTCTGAGAGAGCTCAGCTCGGGGTGGCTCCAAGTGCTGAATGCCAGTGATTCTGCCAGTGCTTTCTCCCTGCCCTGCCTGTGCCCTCCGGGACAGCTGGCAGACCCCGGACCCCAGCCTGGCTCCTGCGAGGCTGCCCAGACTCTCCAGGTCTCACCTCCCCTCCGGTTGTGACTCATCCAGAACCCCGGGCCTGGCCCCCAGATGTGCCTGTGGTGGGCCTGTGAGGTCACTGTCCTGGTGAAGACGGAGGCTACCGTCCCCGCTTTTTGGCGGTGTCTGCGGGGGCCTGCGCAGCGCGCATCTGATGTCATCAGCCCCCAGCAAGCCCGTTTTGCAGAAGAGAACCCGGAGCCTCCGAGGTGACTTGTGGCTTGCTCGAGGTCACACGATCAGTGACGGCACCAGATGAATCCCTGAGCTCCCTGACCAGCCATCCACCCAGGCCCCTGCTGAGACAGCGGGCCCTCGTTTCCAACTCAGAAGCCCCGGCAATGCGGCTGCCCGGCCTGGGAGCCTGCGGCACAGGGCCCTGTGCAGCCCCTTGGGGAAGGCGGCCCCAGGCTCCGCCAGCCCCCGCCACCCTCTCCAGGCCATCCTCTGGGGGCCCTATGGCCACTAGCGCTCTGGACGCCCCACTCCGCCGGGTGAGAACGAGTTTAGGGGTGCTGGCTGGAGGTCAGTGTGTCTGTCCGAAGTCAGCTGGGAGGCAGGCGCCTACTTGAGGCGTCCTTGCTGGTGTGCGGTGGGCCTGGGATTCTGACTGTCTGCCTGAAAGGTAAGGGTGAGGACGCCTGCATTCTCCTTGTTCAGTAACACGCGTGGGCAGCCAGGCCGAGGTGCTGGCTCTACTCGGGGATTCATCTGGTGCCGTCACTGAtcgtgtgaccttgagcaagccaCGAGTCACCTCGGAGCCTCCGGGTTCTTCTCTGGAAAACGGGCTTGCTGGGGGCTGATGACATCAGATGCGCGCTGCGCAGGCCCCCGCAGACACCGCCAAAAAGCGGGGACGGTAGCCTTCATCTTCACCAGGACAGTGACCTCACAGGCCCGCCACAGGCACGCCTGGGGGCCAGGCCCGGGGTTCTGGATGAGTCACAACGGGAGGGGAGATGAGACCTGAAGAGGGCGCCCCCGGCTCCCGGGATGGACTCTCGCCCGCTGCGACTGGAGAGGCGAGCCCGGCGGTCCTCCACGCCTTCCTAGATAGTCCCGGAAGTGGCCGCAGCTCCTGGAGgagcggggaggggcggggccaggCGCAGTTTCCGCCGCCCGCACGGGACTCGAGCAGCGGCAGCTCACGGGAGGTTTCCTGGAGGAGGAAGTGCGGTGCGGCGGATCCCGGGTCAGCAGGGCTGCTCCCCCGCGCCGGGTCGTAAACCCTCTGCAAGGTCTCTGTGTCCTCCCTCGTTGGGCAGGGCCCGCGAGATGGGCTGAAATGGCATTTGCGTCTTTCCCAGTGTCCTCAGTGCCTTCTCCAAGCCCGCGGGC
Protein-coding sequences here:
- the GLI4 gene encoding zinc finger protein GLI4 isoform X2 codes for the protein MAALGDIQESPSVPSPVSLSSPGTPGAQHHEPQLHLHGHQHGSPGSSPKVLSQPSDLDLQDVEEVEIGRDTFWPDSEPEPEQAPRSPGSQAPDEGAGGTLRSLLRSLPRRARCGAGFGPESSAERPAGQPPGAVPCAQPRGAWRVTLVQQAAAGPEGASERAAELGVNFGRSRQGSARGAKPHRCEACGKSFKYNSLLLKHQRIHTGEKPYACHECGKRFRGWSGFIQHHRIHTGEKPYECGQCGRAFSHSSHFTQHLRIHNGEKPYKCGECGQAFSQSSNLVRHQRLHTGEKPYACSQCGKAFIWSSVLIEHQRIHTGEKPYECADCGKAFRGRSHFFRHLRTHTGEKPFACGACGKAFGQSSQLIQHQRVHYRE
- the GLI4 gene encoding zinc finger protein GLI4 isoform X1, which gives rise to MRKESMKGLWGTRNILLRLPGTPLESRQNRGRWGPREGGGRSRVLQRFPAAGGHRCGHIPRRESKRAAGWIRELNVEATPAEDPRGPGVHGGAAGSVGTAPSSPEARAPRWLPGRCRAGVGKEAPRRRLLRPTQRRSPRPGALQARAGSGPACTRKPRAGAAHEGRSSAGKGLFFAPGPAPTRPRRRAVLPGPRASRKCAPARRSGAGPGTSVRRAASSSRSEGSPGSSPKVLSQPSDLDLQDVEEVEIGRDTFWPDSEPEPEQAPRSPGSQAPDEGAGGTLRSLLRSLPRRARCGAGFGPESSAERPAGQPPGAVPCAQPRGAWRVTLVQQAAAGPEGASERAAELGVNFGRSRQGSARGAKPHRCEACGKSFKYNSLLLKHQRIHTGEKPYACHECGKRFRGWSGFIQHHRIHTGEKPYECGQCGRAFSHSSHFTQHLRIHNGEKPYKCGECGQAFSQSSNLVRHQRLHTGEKPYACSQCGKAFIWSSVLIEHQRIHTGEKPYECADCGKAFRGRSHFFRHLRTHTGEKPFACGACGKAFGQSSQLIQHQRVHYRE